The following coding sequences are from one Syngnathus acus chromosome 14, fSynAcu1.2, whole genome shotgun sequence window:
- the nsd1b gene encoding uncharacterized protein nsd1b isoform X1, whose product MSGPHAGPSRESSRPISPACDVSRHPRSDHSNGPRPNMSAAASSLQRASLYGFAQRDLSPPSSTYSPLRRLQHLTTMVSQPDLVLPARPGKSWDWGSDEKESERDSWVDRDYYDGSFAKQAEVQSGGSKDEPAATCSSPSVSERKTDGCFSCPASPAFSLDSSSPFANGLLHFESSLFEDEDNDDCDKEQREATYLAVTDSRDKHKTPENELQSASVDSHSAPKDTNVSSAKVITRSQSSGFRRRYWDVSDDDWESDTDLFLFGDSPSRHLMQSDMKRSSVPPVKFLEGEVIWAKFNRRPWWPCEVIVDPAKGVYHRVKEPSDRPCRLYYIRTFGEPEEQAWVEDKSTHIFHGGFQFEQLAQLRRKAKQRGQKYTIAKRYEASWKFSVAEAERILQQRPNIDSLTMDNSSMVTKSRPSISLSGPAAISNLLEDSHTINGSSSQVSSPVENNKGTLKKSSDKREDFNSSNKQSKKIRHNSTNQSDKDVECPYSDLDSVPKILCPKALERQTTSTHSPANVAKEEKKQPEMQSGLWFTKSGKDRRPKTVSPDRSDPTLFSNLLSKKKISAVNKNIMAQEDSASLSGQDEQAGLVTSETKLVSEHLWQLDSKNTIVANKPSKGTVELLSQHQQSTDFSDPLGLSQLQESVVFSEPCGSSQNRQSEGRFDPQELKDVSDSRVLAQKQESVLSSDPRGVSQKQKSVDSSYSKGRSQNHESRNCSDTRGSSQKNKASSDSRGLPQKHKSVDSSDPGRTSQNHKSVASSDHQELPQKQESVESLQRLSKKQKTVNCFGPEGLSQKESKDSSDSQIFPRKQRSVDYSDSPKSTNKFVDASDQLSQKQKSVDSSDTQRKKRESMDSSDLPGSSQKQKTADSLCPQKSLQKSFYPGSLSQKEKTVTSSNLQKSPQKQKCVDSSDRQGLKHEPRNSSKSRGSAQKQKSVDYFGPERVSKKRSRDSLNHHQTWSQKSKDCFDPQGSQKQNSVSDFGPQALSKMGSKDSFPHQTESRDLSDTQGSSKKQKFLELSDHRGASQKQKSVDSFGLKRLSHKEEFRESSNLQIVSPKWKAMDSSSPQRSSQTLESRHFSDLHGSSQKPKSLLSHSRGSPQKKPHTQESSQKQKSLHTSDLQKSSQKQKSMNSSQPQGSSQKQKSVNSSQPQGSSQNQKLVDSSDAHRSSQKQQSVASSDPQASPQKQNSRDSLDHRGSSHKTKSTAACDSREVSKKHESLGSSDRRQLSQKQELNYFSDTRVLSPKLKSVDSSKPRGSSQRQESRNSSDTQVLAQKLKAVSFSDPRGSPQKQISKDSSDPCRSSHKKKSIDLFEPEKSPHKKKLVDFSDFGVSSKKLEYRHFSNPQASSKKQSCKYSSDPPGLSHKLKSADSSQKQDSKVSSDPRGTSHKQKSPHPSEVQRSSHKQSLDSSDPRVSSQKLQNRNSSDPQGSSQASVDSPRSSEKSASLKGGQLIPNSKHKSPRPSSSTPVKSISKRPGVTFNSQSDPCQKSGSQKIALYQTEEREVNTKTDVSTDLHDALIAQCKLPFVKLMRRDTNIQNYLKSQSTPSQNDQTGCPETNEPQRTTVAHPSSKSDKMDRAASIFQNSADNNISQNSEDKSVSGNPNGKSLLGNTKDKSVSGNRQDKSVYRNSEDKNVSRNGEDKRLSGKNEAVSGYSEENPFPEFSRISEDKNVLRKTEGKTLSINGDHKVGEDKHIFRKNDDGQSFSTHSGHKLVLGKNVCQSTQDKSVSGNREDKIVFRIAEDQHVFRRNEDKNICGSEDKDMSRMTDSKTEDISVSRCTEDKYVFTNTEDKCEKTIVSRNGVSRKDADCSESEMTETEAKCAPISCDLSQGSQQPCVVHITTPVPSQHDQNSESGKVPLEPSSPKTNCLTSKPITDKLPVLPPAHLPASNRLMSRALKTMKVLQKLKHGKAKRKAAQKELLRHSKNHNNRSQDPENNFDLSTKVKPAESQHCDSDQDTVSSCKSPPSIYSNSTEVKSEEEVLSVSSTPPMDFIPLTSNVKTKEANQSTSLSPPFSFMNALKNTKEVSFQSLTDEANGKALAFKPDMNYKFSTFLMMMKDMHDTRERDGAPLELEIGPPSAHVKKEPSVMPGTAPLAGQQQPIVNDDPDFRPYVDTSRRGPYKRRSSSTWMKSKADRKVPSWPARSGPGYPGVGSLLGIDISSVLDYSSKVRSLLDVQACHWEGQPGNDGGLLRWGGDFEQMNDFVSNCTKAKTSLARNTREGHDDLSANKRVRKPSKRLLEWTEEYEQIFSSKKKSKKPLPTISMDNQALSSQAPVVDKNALEPPSLNALPEMQTPPPEEITLTTELQIPSAQNASPQEAPALSIDTLTPPPETDAEPPPMEDLARDDRKLQKKRKRKPTPKILEYCLEAEASASPKKKLKIVKSNSNDAPETDPDPPALKPMSPVVSASLATATHLTPASPPALAPALSEQADGTLSDFPQADDGLKYTTESEGEASMLDQSFSSTRDESCGDVLGLGRRIIGDRGGPASLKENVCQVCEKTGELLLCEGQCCGAFHLACISLAEAPKGKFVCPECKSGVHTCFVCKKRSEDVRRCMIPVCGKFYHGECIAAYAPTAPVSRGFRCSIHACLACFIANPGSPSVSKGRLVRCVRCPVAYHANDMCMAAGCVVLSSNSIICPNHFTPRRGVKNHEHVNVSWCFVCTEGGSLLCCESCPAAFHRECLNMEMPKGSWYCNDCKAGKKPRYQDILWVKVGRYRWWPAEVSHPKSIPENIQRMRHDVGEFPVHFFGSNDYLWTYQARVFPYMDVDANSREKMGKGVDNTYKKALEEAAVRFRELQAEKELRQLQEDRKNDRKPPPYKHIKVNRPIGKVQIVTADLSEIPRCNCKATDENPCGGDSECINRMLLYECHPQVCPAGERCLNQTFSRRQYSQVEIFRTLSRGWGLRCVHDIKKGQFVSEYVGEVIDEEECRNRIRHAQEHDICNFYMLTLDKDRIIDAGPKGNEARFMNHCCQPNCETQKWTVSGDTRVGLFALVDIPAGTELTFNYNLECLGNGKTVCKCGAPNCSGFLGVRPKNNPPSDDKGRKMKRRGHGRRKKKVVVTKEREDECFSCGDGGQMVSCKKPGCPKVYHADCLNLTRRPAGRWECPRHQCDICGKEALSFCEACPSSFCEQHREGLLFISKLDGKLACTEHDPCGPHPLEPGEIREYDQTLTSGLGMAVITPPSSSTVPRVRAAGAPPTGLRDVSRDSFPAFSIPMPITIPVSAPAASPPAGGGFDLPQYSPISSYEEDEEETPEEENEEDEEEALEYLEIRDDEEKEEEE is encoded by the exons ATGAGTGGGCCACATGCAGGCCCAAGCCGGGAGTCCAGCCGCCCTATAAGCCCTGCTTGTGACGTCTCCCGCCATCCTCGATCCGACCACAGTAACGGCCCCCGCCCAAACAtgtccgccgccgcctcctccctgCAGCGCGCATCCCTCTACGGTTTTGCGCAAAGGGACCTCTCGCCCCCCTCATCCACCTACAGCCCCCTGAGGAGGCTGCAGCACCTCACCACCATGGTGAGCCAGCCCGACTTAGTTCTGCCCGCTCGCCCAGGTAAGAGCTGGGATTGGGGGTCGGATGAAAAGGAGTCGGAGCGGGACTCTTGGGTGGACAGGGATTACTACGACGGCAGTTTTGCAAAACAAGCCGAGGTCCAAAGCGGCGGCTCCAAAGACGAGCCGGCGGCCACCTGTAGCAGTCCCAGTGTGTCAGAAAGGAAGACGGACGGTTGTTTCTCATGCCCGGCAAGCCCGGCCTTCTCTCTCGATAGCAGCAGCCCCTTTGCAAATGGCCTCCTTCACTTTGAATCCTCCTTGTTCGAGGACGAGGACAACGACGACTGTGACAAAGAGCAGCGGGAGGCGACGTACCTCGCCGTCACAGACTCTCGGGATAAACACAAGACTCCAGAGAATGAGCTTCAGTCCGCCTCTGTGGATTCGCACTCGGCACCCAAGGATACAAATGTTTCATCGGCAAAAGTCATCACCCGGTCTCAGTCGTCGGGCTTTCGCCGAAGGTACTGGGATGTTTCCGACGACGACTGGGAGAGCGACACGGACCTCTTCCTGTTTGGCGACAGCCCCTCCAGGCATTTGATG CAGAGCGACATGAAACGAAGCTCTGTACCACCCGTCAAGTTTCTAGAGGGCGAGGTCATTTGGGCTAAGTTCAACAGACGGCCATGGTGGCCGTGCGAGGTGATTGTTGACCCCGCGAAGGGAGTCTATCACAGGGTGAAAG AGCCCAGTGATCGGCCGTGTCGGCTCTACTACATCAGGACTTTTGGGGAACCAGAGGAGCAAGCCTGGGTGGAAGATAAATCAACTCATATTTTTCACGGAGGCTTTCAGTTCGAGCAGCTTGCGCAGTTGCGTCGGAAGGCCAAGCAAAGGGGGCAGAAATACACG ATCGCTAAACGCTACGAGGCATCTTGGAAATTCAGTGTGGCTGAAGCCGAACGTATTCTCCAGCAAAGACCCAACATAGACTCTTTAACCATGGACAATTCCTCAATGGTGACCAAGTCCCGTCCATCTATTTCACTTTCTGGCCCCGCGGCAATCTCCAACCTTCTGGAAGATTCGCACACAATCAATGGATCATCTTCCCAGGTATCATCCCCAGTAGAAAATAACAAAGGCACTTTAAAGAAGTCTTCTGACAAGCGGGAAGACTTTAACTCCTCAAATAAGCAGTCGAAAAAGATCCGACATAATAGCACCAACCAATCAGATAAGGATGTAGAGTGCCCTTATTCGGACCTTGACTCGGTCCCTAAGATTTTGTGTCCTAAAGCACTTGAACGTCAAACTACATCGACTCATTCACCTGCTAATGTCgccaaggaggaaaaaaaacaaccagagATGCAAAGTGGTCTGTGGTTCACTAAATCAGGCAAAGACAGGCGACCTAAAACTGTTAGTCCGGATCGGTCAGATCCTACACTCTTCAGCAATCTGCTCAGTAAGAAAAAGATCTCCGCtgttaataaaaacatcatGGCTCAAGAGGATTCCGCCTCCCTCTCTGGGCAAGAtgaacaggctggattggtaACTAGCGAAACAAAGCTTGTGTCTGAGCACTTGTGGCAGTTGGACTCTAAAAATACCATTGTAGCTAACAAACCTTCCAAAGGTACTGTTGAGCTGTTGTCGCAACACCAGCAGTCGACAGATTTTTCGGATCCTCTTGGATTGTCACAATTGCAAGAGTCCGTGGTCTTTTCTGAACCTTGCGGATCTTCGCAAAATCGGCAGTCTGAGGGTCGTTTTGACCCTCAAGAATTGAAAGATGTTTCGGACTCTCGGGTTTTGGCACAAAAACAAGAGTCGGTATTGTCTTCTGACCCTCGAGGGGTGTCACAAAAGCAGAAATCTGTGGATTCCTCTTACTCTAAAGGTCGATCACAAAACCACGAGTCTAGGAATTGTTCTGACACTCGAGGGTCTAGTCAAAAGAATAAAGCTTCATCAGACTCTCGGGGATTGCCCCAAAAGCATAAGTCAGTGGATTCCTCTGACCCCGGAAGAACATCACAAAACCATAAATCTGTGGCTTCTTCTGACCATCAAGAATTGCCCCAAAAGCAGGAATCGGTGGAATCACTTCAACGTTTATCCAAAAAACAGAAGACAGTGAATTGTTTTGGCCCAGAAGGATTGTCACAAAAGGAGTCCAAGGATTCTTCTGACTCTCAAATATTCCCACGAAAGCAGAGGTCAGTGGATTATTCAGACTCTCCAAAATCAACCAACAAGTTTGTCGACGCTTCTGATCAACTGTCGCAGAAGCAGAAATCCGTCGATTCTTCTGATACTCAACGAAAAAAACGGGAATCCATGGATTCTTCTGACCTTCCAGGATcatcacaaaaacagaaaactgCAGATTCTTTGTGCCCTCAAAAATCGTTACAAAAGTCTTTTTATCCTGGATCATTGTCACAAAAGGAGAAAACAGTGACTTCTTCAAACCTTCAAAAATCAccgcaaaagcaaaaatgtgtGGATTCTTCTGACCGTCAAGGACTAAAGCACGAGCCTAGGAATTCTTCTAAATCTCGAGGATCGGCTCAAAAGCAGAAGTCAGTTGATTATTTTGGCCCAGAAAGAGTGTCAAAAAAGAGGTCAAGGGATTCTTTGAATCACCACCAAACATGGTCACAAAAGTCCAAGGATTGTTTTGACCCTCAAGGATCTCAAAAGCAGAACTCAGTCAGTGATTTTGGACCTCAAGCATTGTCAAAAATGGGGTCAAAGGATTCTTTTCCTCACCAAACTGAGTCCAGGGATTTGTCAGACACTCAAGGCTCATCAAAAAAGCAGAAATTTCTTGAGTTGTCTGACCATCGAGGAGCGTCCCAAAAGCAGAAGTCGGTGGATTCTTTTGGTCTGAAAAGATTGTCACATAAGGAGGAGTTCAGAGAATCTTCGAACCTCCAAATAGTGTCACCAAAGTGGAAGGCAATGGATTCTTCCAGCCCTCAAAGATCATCACAAACACTGGAGTCCCGCCACTTTTCTGACCTTCATGGATCATCGCAAAAGCCGAAGTCACTGCTTTCTCACTCTCGAGGATCGCCCCAGAAGAAACCTCACACCCAAGAATCATCACAAAAGCAGAAATCCCTACACACTTCAGACCTTCAAAAGTCATCCCAAAAGCAGAAGTCAATGAATTCTTCTCAACCTCAAGGATCATCCCAAAAGCAGAAATCAGTGAATTCTTCTCAACCTCAAGGATCATCCCAAAATCAGAAGTTAGTCGATTCTTCAGATGCCCATAGATCGTCACAGAAGCAGCAGTCAGTGGCTTCTTCTGACCCTCAAGCTTCACCACAAAAGCAGAATTCCAGAGATTCGCTTGATCATCGAGGATCGTCACATAAGACAAAGTCCACGGCTGCTTGTGACTCTCGTGAAGTGTCAAAAAAGCACGAGTCCTTGGGTTCTTCTGACCGGAGACAATTGTCGCAAAAGCAGGAGTTGAACTATTTTTCTGATACTCGAGTTTTGTCCCCCAAGCTGAAATCAGTGGATTCCTCGAAACCTCGAGGATCATCACAAAGGCAGGAGTCCAGGAACTCTTCTGACACTCAGGTTTTGGCACAAAAGCTGAAGGCAGTGAGTTTTTCTGATCCTCGTGGGTCACCACAGAAGCAGATATCCAAGGATTCTTCTGACCCTTGTAGATCATCGCATAAGAAGAAATCAATAGATTTGTTTGAGCCTGAAAAATCACCCCATAAGAAGAAGTTGGTGGATTTTTCCGACTTTGGGGTATCGTCAAAAAAGCTGGAGTACCGGCATTTCTCCAACCCCCAAGCATCGTCAAAAAAGCAGAGTTGTAAGTATTCTTCTGATCCTCCAGGTTTGTCTCACAAGCTGAAGTCAGCCGATTCATCTCAAAAACAGGACTCCAAGGTTTCCTCTGACCCGCGTGGAACATCACATAAGCAGAAATCACCGCATCCATCTGAGGTCCAAAGATCGTCGCACAAGCAGTCATTGGATTCTTCCGACCCTCGAGTATCGTCCCAAAAACTGCAAAACCGGAATTCCTCTGATCCCCAGGGATCCTCACAAGCGTCTGTGGATTCTCCTAGGTCCTCTGAGAAGTCTGCTTCTTTAAAGGGTGGACAACTGATCCCGAATTCTAAACACAAAAGTCCGAGGCCTTCAAGTAGCACACCTGTTAAAAGTATCAGCAAGCGACCCGGTGTAACGTTCAACAGTCAAAGTGATCCATGTCAAAAGAGCGGCAGTCAAAAAATTGCTCTTTATCAGACAGAAGAAAGGGAAGTCAATACCAAGACTGATGTATCAACAGACCTTCACGATGCTCTGATTGCCCAATGTAAACTACCATTTGTTAAATTGATGCGCCGAGACACGAATATTCAGAATTACTTGAAGTCTCAAAGTACTCCGAGCCAAAACGACCAAACTGGATGTCCAGAGACAAATGAACCCCAAAGAACAACAGTTGCTCACCCCTCTTCTAAGTCAGACAAGATGGACCGAGCAGCAAGTATCTTTCAAAATAGTGCGGACAATAACATTTCCCAAAACAGTGAAGACAAAAGTGTGTCTGGAAATCCCAATGGCAAAAGTCTTTTGGGCAATACCAAAGATAAAAGTGTTTCTGGAAATCGCCAAGACAAAAGCGTGTACAGAAATAGcgaagacaaaaatgtttctAGAAATGGTGAGGACAAAAGGCTTTCCGGGAAAAATGAAGCTGTGTCCGGGTATAGTGAAGAAAACCCTTTTCCGGAATTTTCCAGAATCagtgaagacaaaaatgttttgagaaaAACCGAGGGCAAAACTTTGTCTATAAATGGTGATCATAAAGTCGGTGAAGACAAGcatattttcagaaaaaatgATGATGGCCAAAGTTTTTCTACTCATAGTGGACACAAACTTGTTTTGGGTAAAAATGTGTGTCAAAGTACTCAAGACAAGAGTGTGTCTGGAAATAGGGAAGACAAAATAGTTTTCCGAATTGCTGAAGACCAGCACGTTTTCAGAcgaaatgaagacaaaaatatttgtggaaGTGAAGACAAAGATATGTCCAGAATGACTGATTCCAAAACTGAAGACATAAGTGTTTCTAGATGCACTGAAGACAAATATGTATTTACAAATACTGAAGACAAATGTGAGAAGACAATTGTTTCCAGAAATGGTGTGTCCAGAAAAGATGCTGACTGTTCAGAATCGGAGATGACGGAGACAGAAGCAAAGTGTGCTCCAATTTCTTGCGATCTTTCACAAGGTTCTCAGCAACCTTGTGTGGTGCACATCACAACCCCTGTGCCCTCTCAACATGATCAGAATTCCGAATCTGGGAAAGTGCCCCTAGAACCATCATCGCCCAAGACCAATTGTCTTACATCGAAGCCCATCACTGATAAATTGCCAGTTCTTCCGCCCGCCCATCTTCCAGCCAGCAACCGACTGATGTCGAGAGCACTGAAAACCATGAAGGTCCTGCAAAAGCTGAAGCATGGTAAAGCCAAAAGGAAGGCTGCTCAAAAAGAACTGTTGCGTCATAGCAAAAACCACAACAACCGTTCTCAGGACCCAGAAAACAATTTCGACCTGAGCACTAAAGTCAAACCGGCAGAGTCCCAACATTGTGACTCTGATCAGGACACCGTGTCCAGTTGTAAAAGCCCTCCCTCGATCTATTCCAATTCCACTGAAGTCAAGAGCGAAGAGGAAGTGCTTTCAGTGTCTTCAACCCCACCGATGGACTTCATCCCCCTCACCTCCAATGTAAAGACAAAGGAGGCGAACCAAAGCACCTCTTTGTCAccgccattttcttttatgaatGCTTTGAAAAACACTAAGGAGGTCTCCTTCCAATCCTTGACCGACGAGGCCAACGGCAAAGCCCTCGCCTTCAAACCGGACATGAACTACAAGTTCAGCACTTTTCTTATGATGATGAAAGACATGCATGACACTCGAGAGCGCGACGGGGCCCCCTTAGAACTGGAGATTGGACCGCCAAGTGCCCATGTCAAGAAAGAACCCTCGGTGATGCCTGGGACGGCTCCACTGGCAGGACAACAACAACCCATCGTGAATGACGATCCAGATTTTCGCCCATACGTGGACACAAGTAGAAGGGGGCCTTATAAGAGAAGGAGCAGCTCCACTTGGATGAAGAGTAAAGCTGACCGCAAAGTGCCTAGTTGGCCTGCCCGGTCTGGACCCGGCTACCCAGGCGTGGGATCCTTGCTGGGGATCGACATTTCCTCTGTACTAGATTACTCGTCGAAGGTCCGGTCCCTGTTGGATGTCCAGGCCTGCCACTGGGAGGGCCAGCCCGGCAACGATGGAGGATTGTTGAGGTGGGGCGGAGACTTTGAACAGATGAATGACTTTGTCTCCAACTGCACCAAAGCCAAGACCAGCCTGGCCCGTAACACCCGAGAAGGCCATGACGATTTATCAG CCAATAAACGAGTGCGGAAACCAAGCAAGAGGCTCCTCGAATGGACTGAAGAGTACGAGCAGATCTTTTCCTCCAAGAAGAAATCTAAAAAGCCTCTTCCAACAATTTCAATG GACAACCAAGCACTTTCATCTCAAGCACCTGTAGTGGACAAGAACGCGCTGGAGCCTCCATCCTTGAACGCACTTCCTGAAATGCAGACGCCGCCTCCGGAGGAAATCACCCTCACCACGGAACTCCAAATCCCCAGCGCCCAAAACGCATCCCCGCAGGAAGCGCCGGCGCTTTCCATCGACACCTTGACCCCGCCTCCCGAGACCGACGCCGAACCGCCACCAATGGAAGACCTCGCCAGAGACGACC GCAAGCTGCAAAAGAAGCGGAAGAGGAAACCAACTCCCAAGATCCTGGAATATTGTCTCGAAGCCGAGGCCTCGGCCAGCCCGAAGAAGAAG ctcaaAATTGTGAAGAGCAACTCGAACGATGCTCCTGAAACAG ATCCTGATCCTCCCGCTCTAAAACCGATGAGCCCGGTAGTTTCCGCGTCACTGGCGACGGCAACCCACCTGACTCCAGCCAGCCCCCCAGCGCTGGCACCGGCGCTGTCCGAACAGGCGGACGGGACGCTTTCAGACTTTCCTCAAGCGGACGACGGGTTGAAGTACACGACGGAGTCGGAG GGTGAAGCCTCCATGTTGGACCAGAGCTTCTCCTCCACCCGAGACGAGTCGTGTGGCGACGTGCTCGGACTAGGCCGGAGGATCATCGGTGACCGAGGTGGCCCGGCCTCTTTGAAGGAGAACGTGTGTCAG gtgtgtgagaagacgggCGAGCTGCTGCTCTGCGAGGGGCAATGCTGCGGCGCTTTTCACCTGGCCTGCATCTCATTGGCCGAGGCCCCCAAGGGGAAGTTTGTGTGCCCGGAATGCAAGTCAG GTGTTCACACTTGCTTCGTGTGTAAGAAGCGAAGCGAGGACGTGCGGCGCTGTATGATCCCCGTGTGCGGCAAGTTCTACCACGGCGAGTGCATCGCCGCCTACGCGCCCACTGCACCCGTCAGTCGCGGCTTCCGCTGTTCCATCCACGCCTGCCTCGCCTGCTTCATCGCCAACCCCGGCAGTCCCTCCGTCTCCAAAG GTCGTCTGGTGCGCTGCGTACGCTGCCCGGTGGCTTACCACGCCAACGACATGTGCATGGCGGCCGGCTGCGTGGTCCTCTCCAGCAACAGCATCATCTGTCCTAACCACTTCACGCCGCGGCGCGGTGTCAAGAACCACGAGCACGTGAACGTCAGCTGGTGTTTCGTTTGCACCGAAG GGGGCAGTCTGCTGTGCTGCGAGTCGTGCCCGGCGGCCTTCCACCGAGAGTGTCTGAACATGGAGATGCCCAAAGGCAGCTGGTACTGCAACGATTGCAAGGCCGGCAAGAAACCTCGCTACCAGGACATTCTGTGGGTCAAGGTGGGACGCTACAG ATGGTGGCCCGCCGAGGTCAGCCACCCCAAAAGCATCCCGGAGAACATCCAGCGCATGAGGCACGACGTGGGCGAGTTCCCCGTCCACTTCTTCGGCTCCAACGACTACCTGTGGACCTACCAGGCACGCGTCTTTCCCTACATGGACGTGGACGCCAACAGCAGAGAGAAGATGGGCAAAGGCGTGGACAACACTTACAAGAAAG CTCTGGAGGAGGCGGCCGTACGCTTTCGTGAGCTTCAGGCCGAGAAGGAGCTTCGGCAGCTTCAAGAGGACAGAAAGAACGACAGGAAGCCGCCGCCGTACAAACACATCAAG GTGAACCGGCCAATAGGGAAGGTCCAAATCGTCACGGCCGACCTGTCCGAGATCCCCCGCTGCAACTGCAAGGCGACGGACGAGAACCCGTGCGGCGGAGACTCGGAGTGCATCAACCGCATGCTGCTCTACGAATGTCACCCGCAG GTTTGCCCGGCCGGCGAGCGCTGCCTCAACCAGACATTCAGCAGGCGTCAGTACAGCCAGGTGGAGATTTTCAGGACGCTGTCTCGAGGTTGGGGCCTCCGCTGCGTACATGACATCAAGAAG GGCCAGTTCGTGAGCGAGTACGTCGGCGAGGTGATCGACGAGGAGGAGTGCCGGAACAGGATCAGACACGCCCAGGAGCACGACATCTGTAACTTCTACATGCTAACTCTGGACAAG GATCGTATCATCGACGCCGGTCCGAAAGGGAACGAGGCTCGCTTCATGAACCACTGCTGCCAGCCTAACTGCGAAACGCAGAAGTGGACGGTGAGCGGCGACACGCGCGTCGGACTGTTCGCCCTGGTGGACATCCCGGCTG GCACCGAACTCACCTTCAACTACAACCTGGAGTGTTTGGGCAACGGCAAGACGGTGTGCAAGTGCGGCGCGCCCAACTGCAGCGGCTTCCTCGGCGTGAGGCCCAAG AACAACCCGCCGTCGGACGACAAAGGCCGCAAGATGAAGCGGCGCGGCCACGGCAGAAGGAAGAAGAAGGTGGTGGTGACCAAAGAGCGCGAGGACGAGTGTTTCAGCTGCGGTGACGGCGGCCAGATGGTCTCCTGCAAGAAGCCCGGCTGCCCCAAGGTCTACCACGCCGACTGCCTCAACCTCACCAGGAGGCCCGCCG GCCGCTGGGAGTGCCCGCGTCAC